A single genomic interval of Fibrobacter sp. UWB13 harbors:
- the thiH gene encoding 2-iminoacetate synthase ThiH, which yields MAERKDNNYFFDSGNLSPAALERKHRIETDPSVRTDIMEYLPGMEVIQSDIRDKVLDAFESYDASKYTARDVQFALQHDTCSIEDFKALLSPAAAPFLEQMAAKAKIETGRHFGNNVYLFTPLYIANYCENYCVYCGFNCYNHIKRMQLNMEQIEHEMKVIADSGMEEVLLLTGESRAKSSVEYIGEACKLARKYFKLVGVEVYPVNVDEYKYLHECGVDYVTVFQETYDRKRYEQLHLLGHKRVFPYRFDSQERALMGGMRGCGFSALLGLSDFRRDALASALHVYYLQKKYPHAEMSLSCPRLRPIVNNEKISPLDVHEKELCQVLCAYRIFLPFVGITVSSRESKEFRNGIVKIAATKISAGVSTGIGDHESKYSGHDDGEGGDEQFEINDGRSIDKMYADMSSEGMQPVLNDYLYV from the coding sequence ATGGCTGAACGCAAAGACAACAATTACTTTTTTGATTCTGGTAATCTCTCGCCTGCGGCTCTAGAACGCAAGCACAGGATCGAAACAGATCCGTCTGTCCGTACGGACATCATGGAATACTTGCCGGGAATGGAAGTGATTCAATCCGACATTCGCGACAAGGTTCTCGATGCATTTGAAAGCTATGATGCTTCCAAGTACACCGCACGCGATGTGCAGTTTGCCTTGCAGCACGACACTTGCTCTATCGAAGATTTCAAGGCTTTGCTTTCTCCTGCAGCTGCTCCGTTCCTCGAACAGATGGCAGCCAAGGCAAAGATTGAGACAGGCCGCCATTTCGGCAACAACGTTTATCTCTTTACGCCGCTCTACATCGCGAACTATTGCGAAAACTACTGCGTCTATTGCGGTTTCAACTGCTACAATCACATCAAGCGTATGCAGCTGAACATGGAACAGATCGAGCACGAGATGAAGGTCATCGCCGACAGTGGCATGGAAGAAGTCTTGTTGCTCACGGGCGAAAGCCGCGCAAAAAGCAGTGTCGAATACATCGGTGAAGCTTGCAAGCTTGCCCGCAAGTACTTCAAGCTCGTCGGCGTCGAAGTTTACCCGGTGAATGTCGACGAATACAAGTACTTACACGAATGTGGCGTTGATTACGTGACGGTATTCCAAGAAACGTATGACCGCAAACGCTACGAACAACTTCATTTGCTCGGCCATAAGCGCGTATTCCCGTACCGCTTCGATTCTCAGGAACGTGCCCTCATGGGCGGTATGCGCGGCTGCGGATTCTCGGCACTTCTTGGACTTTCGGACTTCCGCCGTGACGCACTCGCAAGTGCTCTGCATGTTTACTACTTGCAAAAGAAGTACCCGCATGCCGAAATGAGCCTCAGCTGTCCGCGTCTCCGTCCGATTGTGAATAATGAAAAAATCAGCCCGCTTGACGTTCACGAAAAGGAACTCTGCCAGGTGCTTTGCGCTTACCGCATCTTCCTTCCGTTCGTGGGCATCACGGTCTCGAGCCGCGAAAGCAAGGAATTCCGCAATGGCATCGTGAAAATCGCCGCCACGAAGATTTCCGCAGGCGTCTCTACCGGCATCGGCGACCACGAAAGCAAATACAGTGGTCACGATGATGGGGAAGGCGGCGACGAACAGTTCGAAATCAATGATGGCCGCAGCATCGACAAGATGTACGCCGACATGAGCAGCGAAGGCATGCAGCCTGTGCTGAACGACTACTTGTATGTTTAG
- a CDS encoding type II secretion system protein, translating into MKPMNSKRGITLMELMVVIAIMGILSTVAVPKLFGFEEKAREKIDLLKLYDLRNALNLALIEDNAAMEVYDPVTGKDIPPVTREEMSKRLNDGLSSKFGAALFVIELHQKTSMNVQGSHPKLANNNLNICQMVGDAGTFYNALRDANFDGVAEIIADRIPNKTSYVDHGGDTYTSKPFTNSNGQTFYRTAPIRKLFQSKALNVGKIDDNTRYSLNLRWTNPGDPYSVEVYMLPNGKDWESAFLSKNGTCFSTYGRKGCRNSKIE; encoded by the coding sequence ATGAAACCGATGAATTCAAAGAGGGGTATTACCCTCATGGAGCTTATGGTGGTTATCGCAATTATGGGTATCCTATCCACCGTAGCTGTGCCGAAACTTTTTGGTTTTGAGGAAAAGGCTCGTGAAAAAATCGACCTGTTGAAACTTTATGACCTCAGAAACGCTCTAAACTTAGCGCTTATTGAGGATAATGCGGCAATGGAAGTTTACGATCCTGTCACAGGCAAAGATATTCCTCCCGTAACTAGAGAGGAAATGTCGAAAAGACTTAACGACGGTCTATCGTCTAAATTTGGAGCAGCCCTATTCGTAATAGAACTGCATCAAAAAACTTCTATGAATGTTCAAGGAAGCCATCCCAAATTAGCCAACAATAATCTCAACATCTGCCAAATGGTTGGCGACGCAGGAACATTCTACAACGCCCTTAGAGACGCAAACTTTGATGGTGTGGCTGAAATTATAGCCGACAGAATTCCAAACAAAACATCATACGTCGACCATGGAGGAGACACCTACACCTCAAAACCATTTACAAATTCCAATGGTCAAACATTCTACAGAACTGCACCGATACGAAAGCTTTTCCAAAGCAAGGCTCTGAATGTCGGAAAAATAGATGATAACACTCGTTATTCACTTAATTTACGTTGGACAAATCCAGGTGATCCCTACTCCGTTGAAGTGTACATGCTACCAAATGGAAAGGACTGGGAAAGCGCATTCTTGTCTAAAAACGGAACATGTTTCTCGACATACGGACGAAAAGGCTGTAGAAATAGCAAAATAGAATAA